A stretch of the Helicobacter sp. 'house sparrow 1' genome encodes the following:
- a CDS encoding twin-arginine translocation signal domain-containing protein encodes MSEKNSRREFLKTTTKTSVAVAIGGLALAGCKNEKKQDGVLQGRSTKDEILYSGDTQYWKTYYSVAK; translated from the coding sequence ATGAGTGAAAAAAATTCTCGAAGAGAGTTTTTGAAAACTACTACAAAGACTTCTGTTGCTGTTGCAATAGGTGGGCTTGCACTTGCTGGTTGTAAAAATGAAAAAAAACAAGATGGAGTATTACAAGGAAGATCTACAAAGGATGAAATACTCTATAGTGGTGATACACAGTATTGGAAAACCTACTACTCTGTAGCTAAGTAA
- a CDS encoding molecular chaperone TorD family protein, with product MIEQKSLGTRIIGARVVYYDFFANLFLYELLQKNQENLKQQVGILKQYPLGEKSQIAFDFLEKKLQENTDIILQEYTKSFILSFDKKHHTIPLYLSHYKDGCMGGESLVYVRELLKDGGFYLDKNFTKENEDQLGILCLFAKYLLQQNNEKKAGVVYETCILPIRYGISKSLMQKIESDFYLRAFDIFEEFCILEESLVTPYKV from the coding sequence ATGATAGAACAAAAAAGTTTAGGTACTAGAATCATTGGTGCTAGAGTTGTGTATTATGATTTTTTTGCAAATCTTTTTTTGTATGAGTTATTGCAAAAAAATCAAGAAAATCTCAAGCAACAAGTTGGTATTTTAAAGCAATATCCCTTAGGTGAAAAATCACAAATAGCATTTGATTTTTTAGAGAAAAAATTACAAGAAAACACAGACATTATACTTCAGGAATATACAAAAAGCTTTATTTTGTCCTTTGATAAAAAACATCACACAATCCCACTTTATCTTTCCCATTACAAAGATGGTTGTATGGGTGGAGAAAGTCTGGTTTATGTGAGAGAATTGTTAAAAGATGGTGGTTTTTATCTTGATAAAAACTTTACAAAAGAAAATGAAGATCAACTTGGAATCTTATGTCTTTTTGCAAAATATCTACTACAACAAAATAACGAAAAAAAAGCAGGGGTAGTTTATGAGACCTGTATCCTACCTATTAGATATGGAATTTCAAAATCTTTGATGCAAAAAATTGAAAGTGATTTTTATCTTAGAGCATTTGATATTTTTGAAGAATTTTGCATTTTGGAAGAAAGTCTAGTAACCCCATATAAGGTCTAA
- a CDS encoding 4Fe-4S binding protein: MLPILAQKFDASKQDILRKSLEISEDYSDFFHFYSIEVKPRVLILGDGLETEDFALFLRSYKPIKYEVKVLSPKEIQEVGGYLGNFEISTTSQEKLYYSQIVLFYEDENLKRFMGCESVEDYESPEDLIKVLDSKIGEYSYHNVIHYNPDKCQYHHRRPNKQNQGYCHSCVDVCPTFGVSKNDTLMELHFSALDCISCGACVMVCPSGAIQRDGYSKEAIFKIAKLYKDIVPLVVASKEVENIKNLDFHKSLPLVIIQPHLLNEVYLLSIIQESGSQIVLFDREKNERLQKSVELINEIFERIYQKRAIFLVQDEQFLQEAISQADIQEEFFYTYHQDQKEELRHIFSERLRFMVKDRDFGEIQTTGNTYGEVYIDKEKCTLCMGCIGACNVQSLSTGDFSLLHNPSLCTTCNYCVDSCPENAISTNFGVLRLQENWFSNNVMAKDTGFRCVECGKVFATTKSIEKIKNMMLPLFGDDKKKIRSLECCETCKVKVMFGA, from the coding sequence ATGTTACCTATTTTAGCACAGAAATTTGATGCTTCTAAGCAAGATATCTTGAGAAAAAGTCTAGAAATATCTGAAGATTATTCTGATTTTTTTCATTTCTATAGCATAGAGGTTAAACCTAGGGTTTTAATATTAGGAGATGGATTAGAAACAGAAGATTTTGCTTTGTTTCTTCGCTCTTATAAACCAATTAAATACGAAGTTAAAGTCTTATCTCCCAAAGAAATTCAAGAAGTTGGTGGATATCTGGGGAATTTTGAAATATCTACAACTTCTCAAGAAAAGCTTTATTACTCTCAAATAGTTCTTTTTTATGAAGATGAAAATCTCAAACGCTTTATGGGATGCGAGAGTGTTGAAGATTACGAAAGTCCTGAAGATTTAATCAAGGTATTAGATTCTAAAATAGGAGAGTATTCCTATCATAATGTTATTCACTATAACCCAGATAAATGTCAGTATCATCACAGAAGACCCAATAAACAAAATCAAGGATATTGCCACTCGTGTGTGGATGTTTGCCCTACTTTTGGGGTAAGTAAAAATGATACATTGATGGAACTTCACTTTTCAGCACTTGATTGCATCAGCTGTGGAGCCTGTGTAATGGTGTGTCCAAGTGGAGCCATCCAAAGGGATGGATATAGCAAGGAAGCAATTTTTAAAATTGCAAAACTTTATAAGGACATAGTGCCCCTTGTGGTGGCCTCTAAAGAAGTAGAAAATATAAAAAATCTAGATTTCCACAAAAGCCTACCTTTAGTAATCATACAACCTCATCTTCTCAATGAAGTTTATTTACTAAGCATCATTCAAGAGAGTGGTTCTCAAATAGTTCTTTTTGATCGGGAAAAAAATGAAAGATTGCAAAAAAGCGTAGAGCTTATTAATGAAATTTTTGAGAGAATCTATCAGAAAAGGGCTATTTTTCTAGTTCAAGATGAGCAATTTTTACAAGAGGCTATTTCTCAAGCAGATATACAAGAGGAGTTTTTTTATACCTATCATCAAGACCAAAAAGAAGAATTACGACATATTTTTTCTGAAAGATTGCGCTTTATGGTTAAAGATAGAGATTTTGGAGAGATACAAACCACAGGTAATACATATGGAGAAGTTTATATTGATAAAGAAAAATGCACTTTGTGCATGGGCTGTATTGGTGCTTGCAATGTCCAAAGCTTAAGCACAGGAGACTTTTCACTTTTACATAATCCCAGCCTCTGTACTACTTGCAACTATTGTGTAGATTCTTGTCCTGAGAATGCCATTAGCACAAATTTTGGTGTTTTAAGACTTCAAGAAAATTGGTTTAGCAACAATGTAATGGCAAAAGACACAGGCTTTAGGTGTGTAGAATGTGGAAAGGTTTTTGCTACTACAAAATCCATAGAAAAAATCAAAAATATGATGTTACCTCTTTTTGGTGATGATAAGAAAAAAATAAGATCACTTGAGTGCTGTGAAACCTGTAAGGTTAAGGTGATGTTTGGAGCTTAG
- a CDS encoding AtpZ/AtpI family protein: MKKDEKKIKKVVTGIYDLSLGISIVVAVLIGIGIGVLLKNLTGIYWLLWLGVFWGVSAGFLNIYKAYKRSQRDLKELSEDIKYTYHQDKKQEKKDV; encoded by the coding sequence ATGAAAAAGGATGAGAAAAAAATAAAAAAAGTTGTTACAGGAATTTATGACTTAAGTCTTGGTATTTCAATTGTTGTTGCTGTTTTAATTGGTATTGGCATTGGGGTTTTATTAAAGAACCTTACTGGTATTTATTGGCTCCTTTGGTTAGGCGTATTTTGGGGTGTTAGTGCAGGATTTTTAAATATTTACAAAGCTTATAAAAGATCTCAAAGGGATTTAAAAGAACTTTCTGAAGACATAAAATATACCTACCATCAAGATAAAAAACAGGAAAAAAAAGATGTGTAA
- the hemL gene encoding glutamate-1-semialdehyde 2,1-aminomutase, whose product MDLRFSINDFNEAKQVIVGGVNSPVRAFGSVGGTPIFIHKAKGFELIDVDNNHYIDFVQSWGPLIFGHCDQDTQNIVMEAIQDGLSFGAPTEKETTLAKMIISFYDGIDKIRLVSSGTEAVMSAIRLARAFSKKDDILKFDGCYHGHSDSLLVSAGSGCATFGNPSSLGVPKDLSKHTFVARYNDIDSVEACFKNGNIGCVIIEPIAGNMGLVPADLEFLKNLREICNQYNAVLIFDEVMSGFRAAKNGIQAYSDVLPDLFTFGKVIGGGMPLAAFGGKEEIMSLLSPCGGVYQAGTLSGNPIAVSAGLATLCKIEHNPHIYDEMEKLGLKLTQGLLKLANTYDIALQTCVRGSMFGFFFNEKEIKNFDDAKSSNLSLFAKFHQEMLHRGVYFACSQFETGFICTPMNENIIDKVLDCADEVFRVIK is encoded by the coding sequence ATGGATTTGCGCTTTAGTATCAATGATTTTAATGAAGCAAAACAAGTGATTGTAGGAGGTGTAAATTCTCCTGTAAGAGCATTTGGTAGTGTAGGTGGAACGCCTATATTTATTCATAAAGCAAAAGGTTTTGAGCTTATTGATGTAGATAATAATCATTATATTGATTTTGTTCAAAGTTGGGGACCTTTAATTTTTGGACATTGCGATCAAGACACCCAAAATATTGTGATGGAAGCAATACAAGATGGCTTGAGTTTTGGCGCTCCAACAGAAAAAGAAACCACTTTAGCAAAAATGATTATTTCATTTTATGATGGGATTGATAAGATTCGATTAGTAAGCTCTGGAACAGAAGCGGTTATGAGTGCCATACGTCTTGCTAGAGCCTTTAGTAAAAAGGATGATATTTTAAAGTTTGATGGTTGCTATCACGGACATAGCGATAGCTTATTAGTAAGTGCTGGGAGCGGATGTGCCACATTTGGAAATCCAAGTTCCTTAGGGGTGCCAAAAGATTTAAGCAAACATACTTTTGTTGCAAGATACAATGATATAGATTCTGTAGAAGCTTGCTTTAAAAATGGAAATATTGGTTGTGTTATTATTGAGCCTATTGCTGGAAATATGGGATTAGTTCCTGCTGATTTAGAGTTTTTAAAAAACTTAAGAGAAATTTGCAATCAATACAATGCGGTTTTGATTTTTGATGAAGTAATGAGCGGATTTAGAGCTGCAAAGAATGGGATTCAAGCTTATAGCGATGTATTGCCTGATCTCTTTACTTTTGGAAAGGTAATTGGTGGGGGTATGCCATTAGCAGCTTTTGGAGGAAAAGAAGAAATCATGAGCTTACTTTCGCCTTGTGGAGGAGTCTATCAAGCAGGAACACTTAGTGGAAATCCTATAGCAGTTTCTGCCGGACTTGCAACATTATGCAAAATTGAACACAATCCACATATTTATGATGAAATGGAAAAACTAGGATTAAAACTTACACAAGGATTATTGAAACTTGCCAATACCTATGATATTGCACTACAAACTTGCGTAAGAGGAAGTATGTTTGGCTTCTTTTTTAATGAGAAAGAAATAAAAAATTTTGATGATGCAAAATCAAGCAATCTCTCTTTATTTGCAAAATTTCATCAAGAAATGCTACACAGAGGTGTGTATTTTGCTTGCTCTCAATTTGAAACAGGATTTATTTGTACACCGATGAATGAAAATATCATTGATAAAGTTTTAGATTGTGCAGATGAAGTCTTTAGGGTTATTAAATGA